The sequence AGATGACGCTGTATATCTTCAGAAAATTGGTCAACCGAAGCATATCGCCGCGAAGCTTCTTTTCGCAGAGACATCAGCACAATGTTATCAATATCACCGCGGAGAGATTGGGGATTGCGGATTGCGGCATGTCGATTTTCGGAGGTGTTTCGGTTGGTCGAAATGCCCAGAGCTCCCGTGATCATTGAGCTTGGCAGTGGCGGCTCAGTATCGCAAATGGCGTGAAACATCTCGGCTTGTGTGATGTTTTTAGTTTGATACGGACGCTGTCCGGTCAAAAGTTCGTAGAGCAAGACGCCCAAACTGTAGATGTCGGAAGCGGTTGTTATTTGTTCGCCGCGCACTTGTTCGGGCGAAGCGTAATCGGGGGTCATCATCCGCATTGCCGTCAAAGTCGGATCCAAAGTGTGCCCCGAAAGTTCGCGATTGAGTATTTTGGCGATACCGAAATCAAGCAGTTTCGGCACACCGTCCGCAGTTACGATGATGTTTGAAGGCTTCAAGTCGCGATGCACAATCAGATTTCGATGGGCATAGGAAACCGCCGAGCAGATCTGTTGGAAAAGTTTCAGACGTTGTTTGGCATCGAGTTGTTGACTCTCGCAATATTCGAGCAGAGGCAAGCCGTCAACGTATTCCATCACGAGATACGGCAATCCGTTGTCGGTTGTGCCGCCGTCAATCAGTTTGGTGATGTTCGCGTGTTCAAGAGCCGCCAGAATTTGGCGTTCATTGCGAAAACGGCGCAAGATGTCATCCGTATCCATTCCGCGTTTGATGATCTTGACGGCAACGCGGCGTTTAATTTCATCATTACGGACGGCGAGATAAACCGCGCCCATTCCGCCCTTGCCGAGCAAGCGCGTGATCTTGTAAACGCCAATATTTTGCGGAGGATCTTCGGTTAGCTCGGGGGCGTCCAAAAATTCTTCTGCGGCGTTCTGCACCGCTTCGAGAAAACTTCCGTTGTGCGACGCTTCGGCGCAGACCAAATCTTTGACTTTCCCGACGAGTATTTCATCGCCGCCGTCAAGTGTCGCCAAAAATTCCTCGCGTTCAGCCGAAGGCATTTCGATCACCTGATTGAAAAGCTCTTCGACTCTGAACCATTGATCGAGATTCATCGGATAGATCACCTCTCAACCCAAAAGCGTTTTTTTGCACACAAATCGCTCACACTGCGGAAAGAATAACCGATGCGACGAACAACTGGCTGGGGCTCTCGTGGAGAACTCGCGCATCGCTTGGATGAACGCGAACCTTATTCGCTCATTTCATTGTAGAGCCAGGCTTCGGCGAAGCGCATATCGCGGCGAATGGTCGCAACGGCTATCTTCAACACTTTTCCGATCTCTTCGAGACTCAAACCGCCAAAATATCTGAGTTCAATGATGCGGCATTTACGCTCGTCAAATTTGGCAAGTTCCAGCAAGGCTTCATCTAACTCAATCAATTCATTCGACTTTTCTTTCGAGGCGAAAACGAGTTCGTCCAGAGCGATCTTTTGCTGCTGACCGCCGCGTTTTTCGCGTAGTTTCGAACGGGCGTGGTCAACCAAAATATTTCGCATGATCCGTGCCGAAAACGCAAAAAACTGAACGCGA is a genomic window of Chloracidobacterium sp. containing:
- a CDS encoding sigma-70 family RNA polymerase sigma factor, coding for MSEDVTQLLFDWSNGDKDAIDKLLPIVYGELRQVAANLIKNERADHTLQPTALVHEAYLKLISQSDVHWDSRVQFFAFSARIMRNILVDHARSKLREKRGGQQQKIALDELVFASKEKSNELIELDEALLELAKFDERKCRIIELRYFGGLSLEEIGKVLKIAVATIRRDMRFAEAWLYNEMSE